A region from the Sulfitobacter sp. D7 genome encodes:
- a CDS encoding THUMP domain-containing class I SAM-dependent RNA methyltransferase, with amino-acid sequence MDTPDTFEIFLVCPPGLEDLLCAEVQEKGFAEAQAQPGGVTVQGGWPEVWRANLELRGAGRVLARIGGFMAFHLAQLDKRCRKFPFGDVLRADVPVKVQVTCKASKIYHAGAAQQRVETALHESHGITVDAEAALVLKVRIHDNAVQFSLDTSGEALHKRGHKEAVGKAPMRENMAALMLRSCGYTPGEPVVDPMCGSGTFLIEAAEIAAGVKPGRSRSFAFEDLASFDAGVWEEMRSGGAVAEPAARFYGSDRDAGAIRMSTANAERAGVGAWCHFACHGAGEVQPPEGPPGLVIVNPPYGGRIGNKKLLYPLYGTLGETLKTRFRGWRVGLVTSEPPLARATGLPWKPQGPAIAHGGMKIWLWQTDVLR; translated from the coding sequence ATGGATACCCCAGATACATTCGAGATTTTCCTTGTTTGCCCGCCCGGGCTTGAGGATTTGCTCTGCGCCGAGGTGCAGGAAAAAGGTTTTGCCGAAGCGCAGGCGCAGCCCGGCGGCGTGACTGTGCAGGGCGGCTGGCCCGAGGTTTGGCGCGCGAACCTAGAGCTGCGCGGGGCAGGTCGCGTGCTGGCGCGGATCGGCGGGTTTATGGCCTTCCATCTGGCGCAGTTGGACAAGCGCTGCCGCAAGTTTCCCTTTGGTGACGTGCTGCGTGCCGATGTGCCGGTGAAGGTGCAGGTGACGTGCAAGGCGTCGAAGATTTACCATGCCGGGGCCGCGCAGCAGCGGGTTGAGACGGCGCTGCATGAAAGCCATGGCATCACGGTGGATGCCGAGGCAGCATTGGTGCTCAAGGTGCGCATCCACGACAATGCGGTGCAATTCAGCCTCGATACCTCTGGCGAGGCGCTGCACAAACGCGGGCATAAAGAGGCCGTGGGCAAGGCGCCGATGCGCGAGAATATGGCGGCGCTGATGTTGCGGTCATGTGGGTACACGCCGGGCGAGCCGGTGGTGGATCCGATGTGCGGCTCGGGGACGTTTCTGATCGAAGCGGCAGAGATTGCGGCGGGGGTGAAACCGGGGCGCAGCCGAAGCTTTGCCTTTGAGGATTTGGCGAGTTTCGATGCCGGGGTTTGGGAGGAGATGCGCAGCGGTGGGGCGGTGGCCGAACCTGCGGCGCGGTTCTACGGCTCGGACCGGGACGCAGGCGCGATCCGCATGAGCACGGCCAATGCCGAGCGTGCGGGTGTGGGTGCGTGGTGTCATTTCGCCTGCCACGGGGCAGGGGAGGTGCAGCCGCCAGAGGGTCCGCCGGGGCTGGTGATCGTGAACCCGCCTTATGGGGGGCGGATTGGGAATAAGAAGCTGCTGTATCCTTTGTATGGGACGCTGGGCGAGACGCTGAAGACGCGGTTCCGCGGCTGGCGCGTGGGGCTGGTAACGTCAGAGCCGCCTCTGGCGCGGGCGACAGGGCTGCCATGGAAACCGCAGGGGCCAGCGATAGCGCATGGGGGGATGAAGATCTGGCTCTGGCAGACGGATGTGCTGCGGTAG
- a CDS encoding enoyl-ACP reductase FabI produces the protein MSGMLAGKRGLIMGVANERSIAWGIAKAMSEAGAELAFTYQGEAFGKRLEPLAQSVGSDFMVDVDVTDDASLDRAFDELGARWPTIDFVVHAIAFSDKSELTGRFLNTSRANFKNSMDISAYSFIDVARRAHPLMVENGGTLMTLTYMGSNRVTPNYNVMGVAKAALESATRYLANDLGPEGIRVNAISPGPMKTLAGAAIGGARKTYKHTDQNAPLRSNATLEAVGGTAVYLASDAGACTTGEIVRVDGGFHVLGMPQAEHL, from the coding sequence ATGTCAGGAATGCTTGCAGGAAAACGCGGCCTTATCATGGGCGTGGCCAACGAACGGTCTATCGCTTGGGGCATCGCGAAAGCGATGTCCGAGGCCGGGGCCGAACTGGCCTTTACCTATCAGGGCGAAGCCTTTGGCAAACGCCTTGAGCCGCTGGCGCAGAGCGTCGGATCGGACTTCATGGTCGATGTCGATGTGACCGATGACGCCTCGCTCGACCGTGCTTTTGATGAGCTGGGCGCGCGCTGGCCGACGATTGACTTCGTCGTGCATGCCATTGCTTTCTCAGATAAATCCGAGTTAACGGGCCGGTTTCTGAACACCAGTCGGGCGAACTTCAAGAACTCGATGGACATCTCGGCCTATTCATTCATCGACGTCGCGCGCCGCGCGCATCCGCTGATGGTCGAGAACGGCGGCACGCTGATGACGCTGACCTACATGGGGTCGAACCGCGTGACGCCGAATTACAACGTGATGGGTGTGGCCAAGGCGGCGTTGGAAAGCGCCACGCGCTATCTGGCGAATGATCTGGGGCCGGAAGGCATCCGCGTAAACGCGATTTCACCGGGGCCGATGAAGACACTGGCGGGGGCTGCCATCGGTGGCGCGCGCAAGACCTATAAGCACACGGATCAAAACGCGCCGCTGCGGTCGAATGCGACGTTGGAGGCTGTTGGTGGCACGGCGGTTTATCTGGCATCGGATGCGGGGGCCTGCACCACGGGCGAGATTGTCCGGGTCGATGGGGGCTTTCATGTGCTGGGGATGCCGCAGGCGGAGCATCTTTAA